The Anaerobaca lacustris sequence AGCGGGAAACCCAGTCCGTACGTGTCGTCGAACTTCTTCTGCCTGGCCGGCTGATCGGGACTGATCCCGACCGCGACGGCTCCCGCCTCCGCCAATTCCTCCATGGCGTCGCGGACGCTACAGGCCTGGGTCGTGCAGCCCGGGGTGTCCGCCTTGGGGTAGAAGTAGAGAAGGAGCTTTCTGGCCTTGAAATCGGCCAGCGAGACTTCGCGGCCGTCCTGGTCCTTCAATGTGAATGCCGGTGCCCGATCCCCTGCCTTGAGTTGTGCCATTGCGATCTCCTTCGTTTAGCGAGACATGATCGGTCGGCCGGACCGAGTCTCCAGGCCCGGGATGTCACGATCGCCTGAAGATACGCGGAAACCGCATGGGTGTTCTCCCGGCCGGCTCATTCCCGCCAAAAAAACCGGACTTTGGCTGCGGGCGCGGCGTGAGACCGTCGTCAGAGGGCCTTTTTCATCGTCTGTCCGCGATTCGGAGAGTGTCGCCGGAGTCGATCAGCTCGAACAGGCAGGCCCGCTCCTTCGGGCTGCGATTGGGGCTGTGCAGCAGGAGCATCAGCTTTCCGTCGAAGGCTGTGAAGATCATCCCATGTCCGCCGTCCTCTCGGAAGAGAGGCTCCGGCATGTGGACCCAGGGGCCCAGGACCCGGCCCGACTGGGAGGCGGCAATGCCCGTCGTGTATCCGGTTTCGGTGAAGCTGGACCAGATCATCAGCAGCCTTCCCGTCCGGGTCCGGTAGAGAAAGGGTCCATCGGTGACGCACCGGTCCCGGCCCTCAGGGGTCCAAGGTGCGTCGCTGGCCTTGAACAGCGTCACCGGCGGCCCCGCGACATCGGACAGGTCGTCCTTCAGCCGGACCAAGGCGATCGTGCCGTCTTTGATCTGGACCCATTCGTGGCAATACACCATATACGGAACCCCATCCTCGACCCACAGGGTCCCATCCAGGGCCATGATGTTGGGATCGGTGTGCGACCGATTGTGGAACGGTTGAAACGGGCCCATCGGCGAATCGGCAACGAGCACCTGTGTGCCTCGCGCGGTTTTCTCGGGCCAGTCGGGCCAGGGCTCGTCGGACAGCCGCTGGCTGCCGTTCATGGTGGCGAACAGGTAGTATCTGCCCTTGTAGCAGTGCATTTCGGGCGCCCAGATGTGTCCCTGGGCCCAGAAGTCGGGTCCGATCTCGAATACCAGGTACGGCCCGGTCCACGTCCGCAGGTCCTTGCTCGTCAGCACCGATACCGCGTTGGTTTGTGTGCCGGCCGGCCGCACGGAGGACGTGACGAGGTAATACGTCTGTGTCGCCTGGTCCGCGAGGATGAACGGATCGCGCAATCGCGTCTCGGCCAGTGTGAAGGTACGCATCTCCTGAGCCAATGAAGGGGTCAGGCAGCACAAAATCAGAACGGTATGAAGGGCTGTTCGCATCATCATATACCCATCTGTCATTCGGGAGGCGGTACGTGCCTTCGATAGGGCGAGGATACCTGCGGTTCATAGGGGATTCAAGTGTTTTCGCCCCGCGGCGTTGGGAGGGGGCTGAGACCTGTACAGCCGCGGTTTTTTCGTTTCCGTCGCGCTTATCCGACCCGCCTGGAATGCCGATGAACAGTTCATATGGTCCCGATGTTTTGGAGGTGGACAGCCATGATCCATCACAGTCTGATCGCTCCGAGGCTCGAGGAGAGCACGTCCCGCCGGGCGAGGCCGAACCGCTCGGCGCTCGTGGTTTGTGCCCTGTTCGTTGCCTTGATTCTCGGACTGACCACCAGCTTCAGCCCGGCCCAGACCTCGATGGAGCTGACGCGCTGGAGAGAATTCTCCTATGCCAAGGAGACCCGGATGGTCGGCGGTCGCATGGCGGCCCTCGAAGCGGTGCACCGGACCGGCTTCGTGGTCGTCGGCGACGGCGAGTTCGCCAGACTCAATGGCTGGGTCGTCCACACCGCCTCGCCCGACGGCAAGGAGTACCATCAGGGCTTCGTCATGTACGATTTCCAGGATGGATCGAGCATTCTGGCCAAGGTCGACGCCTCGGGCCAGCCCGGGACCAAGCAGATGGGGACCATCGTCTTCGTCGAAGGGACGAAGCGATTCAAGGGCATCACCGGCCGCGGGACGATCTCCGCGTGGATGCCGGTCAAGTGGGACATGTACACCGAGGTCGACGCCAGTTTCAGCGTCTCCCCGAACTGAAGCTTCGCCGCATGTCCCGGATCTCTCCATCCATCACCGAAAGGGCGATGGATCGAACGCTCTACCGGAACAGTTGCGGCGCGAACTCGTTGAGGTAGTTCCGCCAGTTCGTCCACGTGTGCGCGCCGTCGGTCTCCTTGTAGACGACGTCCAGTCCATGCTTCTTGAGCATCTCGACCGTCGCGCGCGAGGTCTGGACCAGAAAGTCATCCTTGCCCGTGGCGAACCAGACGAGTTTGAGGTCCTTCTTCAGTTCCGCGCCGTCGAGGATGTCCTTCTGCTGCTCTTCCCATGACGGTGCGTTCGGAGCGATGCCGAAACCCCCGCCCGCAATGCCGAAAATGCCCGAGCTGAAGACGCCCACATAGCCGAACTTGTCTGGATGGGGAATCGCGATATTGAGCGTCTGCGCTCCGCCCATGGATAGCCCCGCGATGGCGCGGTGGGCCTTGTCGGTGTAGACGCGGTAGTGCTTCTCAGTATAAGGCATGATGTCTTCGATGAAATCCTTCGTGAATTCGACGAAATCCTTGGTCAGTTCATCGATGCCCGCCCGCCTGCCGAAATTGAGGGGCCCCACATGTCCGGCGGGCATGACCACGACCATCGGCTTGGCCTTGCCGGCCGCGATCAGGTTGTCCAGGATGAAACCGGCCCGGCCGACCGACGTCCACGATTCGTCGCAGTCGAACGCGCCGTGCAGCAGATAGAAGACCGGGTACGTGCCCTGGCCCGACTCGTAGCCCGGCGGGGTGTAGACGTGCATCCGGCGAAAGCGCCCCAGCGACGTGGACCAGTATGTCACCTTCGCCACGGCGCCGTGCGGCACGTTCCTGGTGTCCATGAAGTCCGAGCCCGGAACGTACACGAGGCTCCAGGTGTTCGCGTTGGATTCGCTGGTGGCCGGGTTGCGCGGGTCGATCACTGAGATGCCGTCCACGTTGAAGTTGTAGCGGTACGCCCCCGGATCGATCGGACCCAACGTCACTTCCCAGACGCCGTTCGGGTCCTTCTTCATCTGTGCCCCTTGACCGAGGTCCGGGATGTCGCTGCCGGCCAGCAGCACGGTCTCCGCCTTCGGCGCCAGGATGCGGAACGTCACGTGTCGGCTGGCGGCCACTTCAGGCGACGTCACCTGTGGACCCTGCCGGCCGAACTGGGCCTGCAACGGGCACGCAAATACCAGTGCCATAACGGCTGCCAGCGGGATCGTTGTTCTCGGCGTGTTCATCGTCTTTCTCCTTTCAGGACTCGCTTGGTTTCTGGGGCGGTGGGGCCGCCGTTCTCCTGGGCCATGGCTTGGGAGATGCGCCGGAGGAAATCGACCAGCAGGTCGGCCTCCGTCGGGGTCAATGCAGATACCATGCGTTGCCGTACTGGCTCGCTGTCGGTCCACAATTGGTCGAGCGCTCGCCGGCCCCTGTGCGTCAGGGTGACTTGGCGGGCACGGCGGTCGGTGGGATGGGGTTCGCGGGCGACCAAGCCGCCGTCTTCCAGGAGCACGAGCATCGCCCGGACCGTATTGGCGTCGGAAGAGGCCCGACGGACGAGTTCCTGCTGCGTGATCCCGTCCTGCTCGGCCAACAGGGCCAGGAGCACGAACTGATCGATCGTCACGCCGCGCCCGGCCACAGACATGTTGCTCTGGCGATGCATCCTCGCATACGCGGCTCGCAAACCCATCGCAATGTCGTGCCCGGTGGCCATCGCGACCTCCACAAATCATACGTGTACGTACGATGCGACCGCGATGAACCTACCCTGCCTCTGGCCCGAAGTCAACAGGAAAGCAGACGCCGGTTCAGGGGGCCAGGGTCTTGCCCCATGCACCACTGTCGACCCTACAGGCGGTTCAATCGAAGTAATTGACGAACTGGATGTCTTCGGCGACGCGTAGAAACCATGCGCGGTCCGGGTCGAGGTCGGTGACCTCACCGGTGGTTGCCACCTGGAATCCCCAATGGCCCACCAGGGGTGAGCCCCACGTCAGCTCGACCAATCCTTCGCGGGCGATGACAGTGCCCGTTGCGAAGTTCCAGTTGAGGAAGGGGTACCGCGAGACGAGATCGTTCCATTGCTCGATCTGCTCGGGGGATCCGGCTTTGAGCCTGTCGGGCCTGATCAGGATTCCCTCGGAGTCCACCAGAGGGTGGTGGCGGGATACCTCCTCAGCGAACTGACGCATCCGCGCGTAGCCGACCTTGCTGACGAAGCGGTCCCTGAGGCCATGGAGGTATCCCGGCGAATGTGGAGCAGCGAGCCGGAAGGCACCGGTTGCCGCGATGACGACCGCCAGGACGCCAAGGGTCCAGCGTCGGTCTCTGCGCGCGATGAGGGACCGGACAACTGCGCCCAAGAGGAAGACGCCTGCGACGAATCCGATTCCCAAGGGCACAACCTGTGCCGGCAGGAAAGGTGGGACCCACAGGGGCATGCAGACGCGGCCACCAATGTACCCAATGGAGGGCAGTGCCAGGAGACAGAGCAGGAAAACAACGCCGCACACGATACTGGTTCGCTTCATGTTCCGTTTCTCGCAACATTCGCCGCACGATGTGAATCGGATCTCGGAGACCTATTCCACTTCGAGCTTTTCAACCTTGAAGCGGCCGAGGGCGCCGGCCATGTTGAAGAAGTCGGCCGGGTCGCCGTTGCCGGCGGCCAGGGCGATGTGTCCGGGGCCGTAGCCGCCGCGACCGCTGCTCTTGAACGCCGCATCCAGGCCGATCCATCGGCCCGCAATGTACGCCTGCGCCCAGGCGTGGCCTCCGAAGCCCTGATGGCCGGCGAAATCGTCGACGTAGGCCACCCCGACAACGACCTGTGCGGGGATGCCCACGGCCCGGCACAGCGCCGCCGTCAGGACGGCGAACTCCGAGCAGTCGCCCTGGCGGCTGGCCGCGACTTCGGCCGCCGACGCATAGCCCACCGACAGGCTCTTGTCGTCGATGTAATCGGCGACGAACGCCTCGATTCGCGAGGCCGCCTCGGCGGCGTCTCTCGTATCGCCGACCGCCTTCCGTGCGAGTTTGACGATCTCCTCGCGGTCGCTCTGAAGGAACCGCGTCGGGGCCACCGCATCGAGCAACGCCCGATCATCGCCTTCGCAGGGGAACGTCCCGCCGGCCGAGGCCGTGACGGGTCGAACGACGAGCTTGATTCCTCCGCCATCGAGCCGCTCGGCCTGCTGGTTGTCCATCGTCGGGATGCTGAAGTCCTCGGCGCCCGTGGGCGTCAGCCAGTAGGTGATCGCCGAGGCCGAGCGCGGATTGCGCAGCGGCGTCGGGCTGTCGATGAACATCGCGCCGATCATCTCGAGCACGTCGTTGTCGCCCAGCGCGAATTCCCTGGCGCAGGAGATCATATCGACCTCGATCCCCGCAATGAGCATGTTGTTCTTGAGCGCCCGCATGTCATCGTCAACGTAGCTGGTGCTGGAAATGCGGCCCGCGCCGGGCATGGCCAGCGTGCTGGTGACCTCGGTGAGGTTCACCACCCGGCCGAGCAGGTCCACCTCCTGTTTCGCACCGATGGACACGACCACGTCGATGGCCTGCATGACCCCGGCGTTGAATATTCGCGCGCGGTACTCGGCGCCCGGCGTGAGTCCTTTTTCGAGGGTCAGCCGGCGCAGACCCTCCGCCATAACGGCGCCCTCGGGCCAGTCCATCGTGTTGTTCTGCTGCATCCCCATAGAGGAATTGGTCACCTCGACGACGCCGTCATTGCGGACCGTCCCGGAGACGGTCATCTTCATGGCCCCGAGGAACTGGACCGATTCGAAACTCAGAGGCTTGCCCGCCGTGGTCTCCACGCTGGTCTCGGTCATCCGGACCGTTACCGGGATGCCGATGCGGCTGATGGT is a genomic window containing:
- the bcp gene encoding thioredoxin-dependent thiol peroxidase; the protein is MAQLKAGDRAPAFTLKDQDGREVSLADFKARKLLLYFYPKADTPGCTTQACSVRDAMEELAEAGAVAVGISPDQPARQKKFDDTYGLGFPLLSDPDHAVAQAYGAWGEKSMYGKTYQGIIRSSFLIDETGRILQASYKVKPQDTVPNARRTLG
- a CDS encoding esterase → MNTPRTTIPLAAVMALVFACPLQAQFGRQGPQVTSPEVAASRHVTFRILAPKAETVLLAGSDIPDLGQGAQMKKDPNGVWEVTLGPIDPGAYRYNFNVDGISVIDPRNPATSESNANTWSLVYVPGSDFMDTRNVPHGAVAKVTYWSTSLGRFRRMHVYTPPGYESGQGTYPVFYLLHGAFDCDESWTSVGRAGFILDNLIAAGKAKPMVVVMPAGHVGPLNFGRRAGIDELTKDFVEFTKDFIEDIMPYTEKHYRVYTDKAHRAIAGLSMGGAQTLNIAIPHPDKFGYVGVFSSGIFGIAGGGFGIAPNAPSWEEQQKDILDGAELKKDLKLVWFATGKDDFLVQTSRATVEMLKKHGLDVVYKETDGAHTWTNWRNYLNEFAPQLFR
- a CDS encoding MarR family winged helix-turn-helix transcriptional regulator, whose translation is MATGHDIAMGLRAAYARMHRQSNMSVAGRGVTIDQFVLLALLAEQDGITQQELVRRASSDANTVRAMLVLLEDGGLVAREPHPTDRRARQVTLTHRGRRALDQLWTDSEPVRQRMVSALTPTEADLLVDFLRRISQAMAQENGGPTAPETKRVLKGERR
- a CDS encoding transglutaminase-like domain-containing protein, producing the protein MRKVLSIIVLLATGYAPAWAAQEAEYFAVFMQGKKVGHAIHTRAVEGDKVTTSEEVSITISRIGIPVTVRMTETSVETTAGKPLSFESVQFLGAMKMTVSGTVRNDGVVEVTNSSMGMQQNNTMDWPEGAVMAEGLRRLTLEKGLTPGAEYRARIFNAGVMQAIDVVVSIGAKQEVDLLGRVVNLTEVTSTLAMPGAGRISSTSYVDDDMRALKNNMLIAGIEVDMISCAREFALGDNDVLEMIGAMFIDSPTPLRNPRSASAITYWLTPTGAEDFSIPTMDNQQAERLDGGGIKLVVRPVTASAGGTFPCEGDDRALLDAVAPTRFLQSDREEIVKLARKAVGDTRDAAEAASRIEAFVADYIDDKSLSVGYASAAEVAASRQGDCSEFAVLTAALCRAVGIPAQVVVGVAYVDDFAGHQGFGGHAWAQAYIAGRWIGLDAAFKSSGRGGYGPGHIALAAGNGDPADFFNMAGALGRFKVEKLEVE
- a CDS encoding glycoside hydrolase family 43 protein produces the protein MRTFTLAETRLRDPFILADQATQTYYLVTSSVRPAGTQTNAVSVLTSKDLRTWTGPYLVFEIGPDFWAQGHIWAPEMHCYKGRYYLFATMNGSQRLSDEPWPDWPEKTARGTQVLVADSPMGPFQPFHNRSHTDPNIMALDGTLWVEDGVPYMVYCHEWVQIKDGTIALVRLKDDLSDVAGPPVTLFKASDAPWTPEGRDRCVTDGPFLYRTRTGRLLMIWSSFTETGYTTGIAASQSGRVLGPWVHMPEPLFREDGGHGMIFTAFDGKLMLLLHSPNRSPKERACLFELIDSGDTLRIADRR